Proteins co-encoded in one Saprospira grandis genomic window:
- a CDS encoding AAA family ATPase — MQSSADIQALNERIYAESQVIERLLAETSKVIIGQEYMIERLLMGLLTKGHVLLEGLPGLAKTLAINTLSKAIDAEFKRIQFTPDLLPADILGTMIYNPANNSFSVRKGPIFANFILADEINRAPAKVQSALLEAMQERQVTIGEKTYKLQEPFLVLATQNPIEQEGTYPLPEAQTDRFMLKAKIGYPKKSEERQIIRLNMSGEFSQVQKVASVEDILRARKTVRDVYMDDRIEQYILDLVFASRFPKEHGLAQLEDLITYGGSPRASINLALAAKAHAYMRRRGYVIPEDVQAIAPDVLRHRIGLSYEAQAENISQEDIIEQLLNSVKVP; from the coding sequence ATGCAATCTTCGGCAGATATTCAAGCCCTGAACGAACGCATTTATGCAGAAAGCCAAGTCATCGAGCGCCTATTGGCCGAAACCTCTAAGGTGATTATTGGCCAAGAATACATGATTGAGCGCCTGCTAATGGGCCTGCTGACCAAAGGACACGTTCTGCTGGAAGGCTTGCCCGGTTTGGCCAAAACCCTAGCCATCAATACCCTATCTAAGGCTATTGATGCAGAGTTTAAACGGATTCAATTTACCCCCGATTTGCTGCCCGCAGATATTTTGGGGACCATGATTTATAATCCCGCCAACAACAGCTTTTCGGTCCGTAAAGGCCCCATTTTCGCCAACTTTATTCTTGCAGATGAGATTAACCGTGCCCCCGCCAAGGTGCAATCGGCCCTGCTAGAGGCCATGCAAGAGCGACAGGTCACTATTGGCGAAAAAACCTATAAATTGCAAGAGCCCTTTTTGGTCCTCGCTACCCAAAACCCCATCGAGCAAGAAGGAACTTACCCCTTGCCCGAGGCCCAAACTGACCGCTTTATGCTCAAAGCCAAAATTGGCTATCCCAAAAAGAGCGAAGAACGCCAAATTATCCGCCTAAATATGAGCGGAGAGTTTAGCCAGGTCCAAAAAGTAGCCAGTGTAGAGGATATTTTGCGCGCCCGCAAAACGGTCCGAGATGTTTATATGGATGACCGCATCGAGCAGTATATTTTGGACCTCGTTTTTGCTAGCCGCTTTCCCAAAGAACACGGCCTCGCCCAACTGGAAGATCTCATTACTTATGGAGGCTCGCCTCGGGCAAGTATCAACTTGGCCCTAGCCGCAAAAGCCCATGCCTATATGCGCCGCCGAGGCTATGTGATTCCAGAAGATGTGCAAGCTATCGCCCCCGATGTGCTCCGCCACCGTATTGGCCTAAGCTATGAGGCCCAAGCCGAAAATATTAGTCAAGAAGATATTATTGAGCAATTGCTCAATAGCGTAAAGGTCCCCTAA
- a CDS encoding DUF58 domain-containing protein, whose amino-acid sequence MSQQVRDLIKKVRKIELRTRGLSAMAFSGSYKTHFKGRGMSFSELRSYQYGDDIRNIDWNVTARTGTPYIKVFEEEREQNFMLLVDVSASTNFGSHDVNKREFMAELGATLALAAIRNNDKVGVIFFSDKIEQYLPPKKGRNHGLRIIRELLQCQSESPHTDIDQALRYLTGLIRKRCTAFLLSDFLDPNYGRYLKVAASRHDLVGLQVYDPREVELPNLGLLPIRDAETGSWRWIDSASASVRQAYKARFEQQTASFKEQFGKLGLDSLSLCSDQPFVGALRQFFQERPAL is encoded by the coding sequence ATGAGCCAGCAAGTTCGAGATTTAATCAAGAAAGTGCGCAAAATCGAGTTAAGGACCAGAGGCCTCTCTGCCATGGCCTTTTCGGGCAGTTACAAAACCCATTTTAAGGGTAGAGGAATGTCCTTTAGCGAGCTGCGCAGCTACCAATATGGAGACGATATCCGAAACATTGATTGGAATGTAACGGCCCGCACAGGTACGCCCTATATTAAGGTCTTTGAGGAGGAACGAGAGCAGAATTTCATGCTTTTGGTCGATGTCAGTGCCTCCACCAATTTTGGTAGCCATGATGTCAATAAACGAGAGTTTATGGCCGAGCTGGGCGCCACTTTGGCCCTGGCCGCTATTCGCAATAACGATAAGGTGGGCGTCATCTTTTTTTCAGATAAAATTGAGCAGTATTTGCCGCCAAAAAAGGGGCGAAACCATGGTTTGCGGATTATTCGGGAGCTGCTCCAATGCCAGTCAGAAAGTCCGCATACAGACATAGACCAAGCCCTGCGCTACCTGACGGGCCTGATTCGCAAACGCTGCACCGCTTTTCTTTTATCCGATTTTTTGGACCCCAATTATGGCCGCTATCTCAAGGTGGCCGCTAGCCGCCATGATCTGGTCGGCCTACAGGTCTATGACCCCCGAGAGGTAGAATTGCCCAATTTGGGCCTTTTGCCTATCCGCGATGCCGAAACCGGCAGTTGGCGTTGGATAGACAGCGCTTCTGCTAGCGTTCGTCAGGCCTATAAAGCTCGTTTTGAGCAACAAACCGCCAGCTTTAAGGAGCAATTTGGAAAACTAGGGCTCGACTCCTTGAGTTTGTGCAGCGACCAGCCTTTTGTGGGCGCTTTGCGGCAGTTTTTCCAAGAACGTCCGGCCTTATAA
- a CDS encoding vWA domain-containing protein produces MSGLSSIIFAQAWVLLLLPLLPLFWYWRKRRSYYADLELSPTAGLGPAQSWRSRLRPILPWLQLFVLGSLVLALARPQKVLVKENIKADGIDIVVALDVSSSMLARDFKEDRLDASKRVVQSFVDQRPYDRLGLVLFAGRSYTQCPLTTDHGMLKQLISRVECGLIEEGTAIGMGLANAVRRLQKSQVKSKVIILLTDGVNNSGKIPPLVAVEAAKKLGIKVYTIGVGTRGRALAPIYRKANGSFVFSPTEVEIDEKLLQQIAESTKGLYFRATDEKSLEKIYAQIDKLERSKIEKETFIRHRELYQYFLFLAVVLLLLHLILQQTVLRSIVQ; encoded by the coding sequence ATGTCCGGTCTTTCATCTATTATATTTGCACAAGCTTGGGTCTTGCTTCTTTTGCCCTTACTGCCTTTGTTTTGGTATTGGCGGAAGCGGAGGTCCTATTATGCTGACTTAGAGTTATCTCCTACGGCGGGTTTGGGCCCGGCGCAGAGTTGGCGAAGTCGTTTGCGGCCCATATTGCCTTGGTTGCAGCTCTTTGTTTTGGGGAGTTTGGTTTTGGCCTTGGCCCGTCCGCAGAAAGTCTTGGTCAAGGAAAACATCAAGGCAGATGGCATTGACATTGTGGTAGCCTTAGATGTATCGAGTAGTATGTTGGCTCGGGACTTTAAGGAAGACCGTTTGGATGCTTCTAAGCGGGTGGTGCAGAGCTTTGTTGACCAGCGGCCCTACGATCGTTTGGGCTTGGTGCTCTTTGCGGGCCGCAGCTACACCCAATGTCCGCTAACGACCGATCATGGCATGCTCAAGCAGCTGATTAGTCGGGTAGAATGTGGCTTAATTGAAGAGGGGACAGCCATTGGGATGGGCTTGGCCAATGCGGTTCGGCGTTTACAAAAAAGCCAGGTCAAGAGCAAAGTTATCATCTTATTGACCGATGGAGTGAATAACTCGGGGAAAATTCCGCCTTTGGTGGCCGTAGAAGCCGCCAAAAAGCTGGGGATAAAGGTCTATACCATTGGGGTAGGGACCAGAGGGCGGGCCTTGGCGCCTATTTACCGCAAGGCCAATGGCAGCTTTGTATTTAGCCCCACCGAGGTAGAAATTGACGAAAAGCTTTTGCAGCAGATTGCAGAAAGCACCAAAGGGCTTTATTTTCGGGCCACAGATGAAAAAAGCCTAGAGAAAATTTATGCTCAGATTGACAAACTGGAGCGCTCTAAAATTGAGAAAGAGACCTTTATTCGTCATCGGGAATTGTACCAATACTTTCTCTTTTTAGCAGTGGTTTTACTGCTCCTTCATCTTATTCTTCAACAAACGGTATTGCGTAGCATCGTCCAATAG
- a CDS encoding vWA domain-containing protein encodes MQFESPSLLALLVCIPLIIILFIRAQRLNAQIRARFGSWTAFQRMIPAFAPGRNKLKFVLSVLALSLMILAWANPRMGSRSRKVERAGVDVYLALDLSRSMWAKDVQPKGMDRLEKARLFSLDLLQGLANNRVGLIFFAGEAFLQMPLTLDHSSAQVFLYNGLEEVELMQGSMPEKVLELVQKSEIQPDGKQHQKAVIFVSDGEEHNPKTLEAAKAARKNGVFSYTISVGSSQGAKIPLQRENELGFHRDKRGEEVVTATNKKMLAELAKVGGGRAFDIDQGKNILPALLKDFKKLEQQEFDELQYDDFDSYYQYLLAPALLLLLFEFFLAYRKKS; translated from the coding sequence ATGCAGTTTGAATCACCCAGTTTGCTGGCCCTACTAGTCTGCATTCCCCTAATTATTATATTATTTATTAGGGCGCAGCGGCTCAATGCCCAAATTAGAGCTCGTTTTGGCAGTTGGACAGCCTTTCAGCGGATGATCCCTGCTTTTGCTCCTGGCCGCAACAAGCTCAAGTTTGTGCTTTCTGTTTTGGCCCTTTCGCTAATGATTTTGGCCTGGGCCAACCCGAGGATGGGCAGCCGCAGCCGCAAAGTAGAGCGGGCCGGAGTAGATGTTTATTTGGCCCTTGATTTATCTAGAAGTATGTGGGCCAAAGATGTGCAGCCCAAGGGCATGGACCGTTTGGAGAAGGCCCGTCTGTTTAGTTTAGATTTACTGCAGGGTTTGGCCAATAATCGGGTGGGGCTTATCTTCTTTGCTGGAGAGGCTTTTTTGCAAATGCCGCTTACTTTGGACCATAGTTCGGCCCAGGTATTTCTTTATAATGGCTTGGAAGAAGTAGAACTCATGCAAGGCAGTATGCCAGAGAAAGTCTTGGAGCTGGTCCAAAAATCAGAAATACAGCCAGATGGTAAACAGCATCAAAAAGCGGTTATTTTTGTTAGTGATGGAGAAGAACACAACCCCAAAACCTTAGAGGCGGCCAAAGCCGCCCGCAAAAATGGGGTATTTAGTTATACTATTAGTGTGGGCTCTAGCCAAGGGGCCAAAATTCCACTACAAAGAGAAAATGAACTGGGTTTTCATAGAGATAAGCGAGGAGAAGAAGTAGTGACCGCTACCAACAAAAAGATGCTGGCCGAATTGGCCAAAGTAGGGGGCGGCCGAGCCTTTGATATTGACCAAGGGAAAAATATCTTGCCCGCCTTGCTCAAAGACTTTAAGAAGTTGGAGCAACAAGAGTTTGATGAATTGCAATATGACGATTTTGACAGCTACTATCAGTATTTGTTGGCTCCTGCCCTACTCCTTCTCCTCTTTGAGTTTTTTCTGGCCTACCGCAAAAAATCATAA
- a CDS encoding tetratricopeptide repeat protein, translated as MRVIIFLLLALPLGLLAQESSRKNLIEGNKHYRLGEQEKAGQSYQKALQTDENNSKAWYNLGNVFYQAQNYEEAEQHYKEALQKADNPELEARAYHNLGNLYAKEKKLKEAVEAYKNALRIRPKDVETKHNLAQVLRTIKQQQPPPPKPKDDNKKQEEEQESPPPDEMSKDEVERMMDMIEEEDKDTQKKKKKQPKNRQNPEKDW; from the coding sequence ATGAGAGTAATTATTTTTCTGCTTCTTGCGCTCCCTTTGGGGCTATTGGCCCAAGAATCTTCTCGGAAGAACTTGATTGAAGGCAATAAGCACTATCGGCTGGGCGAACAAGAAAAGGCAGGGCAAAGTTATCAGAAAGCCCTACAAACCGATGAAAACAATAGCAAGGCCTGGTACAACCTAGGCAATGTCTTTTATCAGGCACAAAATTATGAAGAGGCAGAACAGCACTATAAGGAAGCCCTTCAGAAAGCCGATAACCCTGAGCTAGAAGCCCGGGCCTACCATAACCTGGGAAACCTCTACGCCAAAGAGAAAAAACTCAAAGAGGCCGTAGAAGCCTATAAGAATGCCCTGCGCATTCGGCCCAAAGATGTAGAAACCAAACACAACCTGGCCCAGGTCCTCAGAACGATTAAGCAGCAGCAACCGCCGCCCCCTAAACCCAAAGACGATAATAAAAAACAGGAGGAAGAACAAGAATCTCCGCCCCCCGATGAAATGTCTAAGGATGAGGTAGAACGCATGATGGATATGATTGAGGAGGAAGACAAAGACACCCAAAAGAAGAAGAAAAAGCAACCTAAAAATCGCCAAAATCCAGAAAAAGACTGGTAA
- a CDS encoding BatD family protein has product MKTLFSTLMGLFFALGLGAQSPTISLEVPYDTVGTEDVFQLHYHIEQGEQVEFKQPDFVDFEVIGTSSSSQTSIINGQKTAKKTYSFSLKPRYAGYLALPSATAYIDGQTYSSPNGSVFVVEGALRGNSKGNIFGNSPFSNESPFGQGFNIQPDNFNFDMEGFGDLSDGRMQELMQKQEELMRRLQNPDSLLKQLDPQLRNMDQEFEELFRQMEDQFPGLLGPDAPKKKQPKEQKTYRL; this is encoded by the coding sequence ATGAAAACGCTTTTTAGTACTTTGATGGGACTCTTTTTTGCACTTGGCCTAGGAGCCCAGTCGCCTACTATCTCTCTGGAAGTTCCTTATGATACCGTAGGGACCGAAGATGTTTTTCAATTGCACTACCATATTGAGCAGGGAGAGCAAGTAGAGTTCAAACAGCCCGATTTTGTCGACTTTGAGGTAATTGGCACATCTAGCAGCAGCCAAACCTCTATTATTAATGGCCAAAAGACCGCTAAAAAAACCTATAGCTTTAGCCTAAAGCCCCGCTATGCGGGCTATCTGGCCCTACCCTCCGCCACGGCCTATATTGATGGCCAGACTTATAGCAGCCCCAATGGGTCTGTATTTGTGGTAGAAGGAGCGCTAAGAGGCAACAGCAAAGGAAATATTTTTGGCAATTCGCCCTTTTCTAATGAGTCGCCTTTTGGCCAAGGCTTTAATATACAGCCCGATAACTTCAACTTTGATATGGAAGGCTTTGGCGATTTGAGCGATGGCCGCATGCAAGAACTGATGCAAAAACAAGAGGAACTCATGCGACGCTTGCAAAATCCCGATTCCCTGCTCAAACAACTAGATCCACAACTTAGAAATATGGACCAAGAATTTGAGGAGCTTTTTCGCCAAATGGAAGACCAATTTCCCGGTTTGCTTGGACCAGATGCCCCCAAAAAGAAACAACCCAAAGAGCAAAAAACCTATCGGCTTTAA
- a CDS encoding BatD family protein, whose amino-acid sequence MKSYQLSLLLLSFWAMSSSLLAQKIAFVADCNASKVVLGNAFRLSFRLENAEIKKIRFPDFEAQGFQIVEGPVNESRYTNINGNRYTFEAYTFSLAPNNEGNYTIGAAEVTTYGGKVLKTMPVKIKCVAPSSSNVQSLNDHNLPPELAGKVLFRLECENQEAVVGEQIRLNYKVYTQIDISNIELVKEPEFPKMYTREYRFFDKDPRVEVINGQQYATKIIYSMGVFPTKNGELSIPPAEILISVGRQDPRNPFASRSLKQYPLLSLPKTIPVRSLSGQDKDYTGAVGEYDMELYLEKDEITTDEALELVMRIRGLGDIKPITAPPVHFKEGSFKILEVEQKEDIREGGRGIGGEKTFIYKIDPQEVGDLSLQPSFVYFDVRDRKLIRIDSSLEVKVKQGKRILNQEVAETAVDSSQVLSMQAALKSASWRPTPQPFFGTYRFYLLSVLPFLAFGGFYLLLLGRKKSLALKEKQALKNAPYRHAKEQLQLAKTALKTDNVGDFYRAIEEALKGYIGLQMNIPLGERSKERLQTLLPEKEAQELGEILEHCEQALFAGQSPHKTMEEQLKHSQKLIKQLEKRLA is encoded by the coding sequence TTGAAAAGCTACCAACTAAGTCTACTTCTCCTTAGTTTTTGGGCCATGAGCAGCAGCTTGTTGGCCCAAAAAATCGCTTTTGTAGCCGATTGCAACGCCTCTAAGGTGGTGCTAGGCAATGCCTTCAGGCTCTCTTTTCGTTTAGAAAATGCCGAAATTAAGAAGATTCGATTTCCAGATTTTGAAGCCCAGGGCTTTCAAATTGTGGAGGGGCCTGTTAATGAGAGTCGATACACCAATATTAATGGCAACCGCTATACCTTTGAGGCCTATACCTTTAGCTTGGCCCCCAATAATGAGGGCAACTATACGATTGGGGCCGCAGAAGTGACCACCTATGGCGGTAAGGTCCTGAAAACCATGCCCGTTAAGATCAAGTGCGTGGCCCCAAGTAGTAGCAATGTACAAAGCCTAAATGACCACAACCTGCCCCCAGAATTGGCGGGGAAAGTGCTTTTTCGCCTCGAATGTGAAAATCAAGAAGCCGTGGTGGGCGAACAAATCCGACTCAATTATAAGGTCTACACCCAAATAGATATTTCTAATATTGAGCTGGTCAAGGAACCCGAATTTCCTAAAATGTATACCAGAGAATATCGCTTCTTTGACAAAGATCCTCGGGTGGAGGTCATCAATGGCCAACAATATGCCACGAAAATCATCTACTCTATGGGGGTTTTTCCAACCAAAAATGGCGAGCTGAGCATCCCCCCCGCCGAAATCCTAATTAGTGTGGGCCGACAAGATCCCCGCAATCCTTTTGCCAGCCGCAGCCTCAAACAATATCCCCTGCTCAGCCTGCCTAAAACAATTCCCGTTCGCTCGCTTTCTGGCCAAGATAAAGATTATACCGGGGCCGTGGGCGAATACGATATGGAGCTTTATCTGGAAAAAGATGAAATTACAACCGATGAAGCCCTAGAACTAGTGATGCGCATTCGAGGCCTAGGCGATATTAAACCCATCACGGCCCCGCCCGTCCATTTTAAGGAGGGCAGCTTTAAGATTTTGGAGGTCGAACAAAAAGAAGATATCCGAGAAGGGGGCCGAGGCATTGGCGGCGAAAAAACCTTTATCTATAAAATTGACCCGCAAGAAGTGGGGGATTTGAGCTTGCAGCCCAGCTTTGTCTACTTTGATGTGCGCGACCGAAAATTGATCCGCATAGACAGCAGTCTAGAGGTCAAGGTAAAACAAGGCAAACGCATCCTGAACCAAGAAGTAGCCGAAACAGCCGTAGATAGCAGCCAAGTATTGAGCATGCAAGCGGCCCTAAAATCGGCAAGTTGGCGGCCAACACCCCAGCCATTTTTTGGTACTTACCGCTTTTATCTGCTCAGTGTATTGCCCTTTTTGGCCTTTGGCGGATTCTATTTGCTCCTTTTGGGCCGAAAGAAAAGCCTAGCGCTCAAAGAAAAACAAGCCCTAAAAAATGCCCCTTACCGACATGCGAAGGAGCAGCTTCAACTAGCCAAAACAGCCCTAAAAACAGACAATGTAGGCGATTTCTACCGGGCCATTGAAGAGGCCCTAAAAGGCTATATCGGCCTGCAAATGAATATCCCTTTAGGCGAAAGAAGCAAAGAACGCCTGCAAACACTTTTGCCCGAAAAAGAAGCGCAGGAACTAGGCGAAATCCTTGAGCATTGCGAACAAGCCCTCTTTGCTGGCCAATCGCCCCATAAAACCATGGAAGAACAACTCAAACATAGCCAAAAGCTCATTAAACAACTCGAAAAACGCCTTGCCTAA